A single region of the Salarchaeum japonicum genome encodes:
- a CDS encoding AI-2E family transporter, which translates to MSSREWIPSRGERVPLWGVVLVLAAIVGFAVYSFIGTFVLGVFIYYGVRPVFRRLDRVLPETAAAALTLLLTALPFFLVAGYFALMGFHELLPRLRSYQELLQPYVNVDALLQQPVDRLVAYLQNPQQYSVSSILEQAQYYFGVFSSILMNLVLATLFAFYLLKDGKRLRGWFAGFAGDDSATYAYATAVDRDLETMYFSTVLMVFVIAVAAEVVYHGYNMLAPHALGIPFPTVLAVATGLAALIPLVVGKVVYLPLVGYLGYSAATTPEVSLLFPVGLLVVCFLFLDFIPMTFVLPEIAGRGMHVGIVMFGYIVGSMVFGWYGLFLGPLVLVLSVQAVRILLKPLVFGEEVTGEVNTAEDMGADPP; encoded by the coding sequence GTGAGTTCGCGCGAGTGGATTCCGTCCCGGGGCGAGCGCGTGCCGCTCTGGGGTGTCGTGCTCGTGCTCGCCGCAATCGTCGGGTTCGCCGTCTACTCCTTCATCGGAACGTTCGTTCTCGGCGTCTTCATCTACTACGGCGTCCGCCCCGTCTTCCGTCGGCTCGACCGCGTCCTCCCCGAGACCGCCGCCGCCGCCCTCACCCTCCTCCTCACCGCGCTCCCGTTCTTCCTCGTCGCGGGCTACTTCGCCCTCATGGGCTTTCACGAACTCCTCCCGCGCCTCCGGAGCTACCAGGAACTCCTCCAGCCGTACGTGAACGTGGACGCCCTCCTCCAACAGCCGGTCGACCGCCTCGTCGCCTACCTCCAGAACCCCCAGCAGTACTCGGTGAGCAGCATCCTCGAACAGGCCCAGTACTACTTCGGCGTGTTCTCAAGCATCCTGATGAACCTCGTGCTCGCCACCCTGTTCGCGTTCTACCTCCTCAAGGACGGCAAACGCCTCCGCGGGTGGTTCGCGGGGTTCGCGGGCGACGACTCCGCGACGTACGCGTACGCCACCGCCGTCGACCGCGACCTCGAAACGATGTACTTCAGCACCGTCCTGATGGTGTTCGTCATCGCAGTCGCCGCCGAAGTCGTCTACCACGGCTACAACATGCTCGCGCCGCACGCACTCGGCATCCCCTTCCCGACCGTGCTCGCCGTCGCCACCGGACTCGCCGCCCTCATCCCGCTCGTCGTCGGGAAAGTCGTCTACCTCCCGCTCGTCGGCTACCTCGGGTACAGCGCCGCGACCACGCCCGAGGTCAGCCTGCTCTTCCCCGTCGGCCTGCTCGTCGTCTGCTTCCTCTTCCTCGACTTCATCCCGATGACGTTCGTCCTCCCCGAAATCGCCGGCCGCGGCATGCACGTCGGCATCGTGATGTTCGGCTACATCGTCGGCTCGATGGTGTTCGGCTGGTACGGCCTCTTCCTCGGCCCGCTCGTCCTCGTGCTCTCCGTGCAGGCCGTCCGCATCCTCCTGAAACCGCTCGTGTTCGGAGAGGAAGTGACCGGCGAGGTGAACACCGCCGAGGACATGGGCGCAGACCCGCCCTGA
- a CDS encoding DUF7835 family putative zinc beta-ribbon protein, which produces MASKTPHSDGMTEVCESCGQETPHEVSIELRTESSKSENSEFSREPYRVTECRSCGETSSQRMNNA; this is translated from the coding sequence ATGGCGAGTAAAACACCTCATTCCGACGGCATGACGGAAGTGTGCGAGAGCTGTGGGCAGGAGACCCCTCACGAGGTCTCCATCGAACTTCGAACCGAGAGTTCGAAGTCCGAGAACTCCGAGTTCTCGCGCGAACCCTACCGGGTGACCGAATGCCGTTCGTGCGGCGAAACGAGTAGCCAGCGAATGAACAACGCCTAA
- a CDS encoding tRNA (N(6)-L-threonylcarbamoyladenosine(37)-C(2))-methylthiotransferase has product MARYHIETYGCTSNRGESREIEKRLRDAGHHKVDGPKAADVSILNTCTVVEKTERNMLRRAEELSEETADLFVTGCMALAQGEQFQEADVDAQVLHWDEVPEAVTNGECPTTTPDAEPILDGVIGILPIARGCMSNCSYCITKQATGRVDSPPVEENVEKARALVHAGAKEIRITGQDTGVYGWDNGERKLPELLDRICTEIEGDFRVRVGMANPGGVHGIREELAGVFAEHDEIYNFLHAPVQSGSDDVLEDMRRQHRVEQYLDIVETFDDYLGEWTLSTDFIVGFPTEEPADHEMSMALLRETRPEKINVTRFSKRPGTDAADMKGLGGQVKKDRSSEMTDAKMEVVGEAYESMVGTERDVLVTEHGTGDSVKCYDGAYRQIIVQNASEHDLEPGDFATVEVTGHSTVYAFADPV; this is encoded by the coding sequence ATGGCCCGGTACCACATCGAGACCTACGGGTGCACGTCGAACCGGGGTGAGAGCCGGGAGATAGAGAAGCGGCTTCGGGACGCCGGCCACCACAAAGTAGACGGGCCGAAAGCCGCGGACGTCTCCATCCTCAACACCTGTACGGTCGTCGAGAAGACGGAGCGCAACATGCTCCGCCGGGCGGAAGAACTCTCGGAGGAGACCGCGGATCTGTTCGTCACGGGCTGTATGGCGCTCGCGCAGGGCGAGCAGTTCCAGGAGGCGGACGTGGACGCCCAGGTCTTGCACTGGGACGAGGTGCCGGAGGCGGTGACGAACGGCGAGTGCCCGACGACGACGCCGGACGCCGAACCCATTCTGGACGGCGTCATCGGCATCCTCCCCATCGCTCGCGGCTGTATGAGCAACTGCTCGTACTGCATCACGAAGCAGGCGACCGGCCGCGTCGATTCCCCGCCCGTGGAGGAGAACGTGGAGAAGGCGCGCGCGCTCGTCCACGCCGGCGCGAAGGAGATTCGCATCACCGGCCAGGACACGGGCGTCTACGGCTGGGACAACGGCGAGCGCAAGCTCCCAGAACTCCTCGACCGCATCTGCACCGAAATCGAGGGCGACTTCCGGGTTCGCGTGGGGATGGCGAACCCCGGCGGCGTGCACGGCATCCGCGAGGAACTCGCGGGCGTGTTCGCCGAACACGACGAGATATATAACTTCCTCCACGCGCCCGTCCAGTCGGGGTCGGACGACGTGCTCGAAGACATGCGCCGCCAGCACCGCGTCGAGCAGTACCTCGACATCGTGGAGACGTTCGACGACTACTTGGGTGAGTGGACGCTCTCCACGGACTTCATCGTCGGCTTCCCCACGGAAGAACCGGCGGATCACGAGATGTCGATGGCTCTCCTCCGGGAGACGCGCCCCGAGAAAATCAACGTCACGCGGTTCTCGAAGCGCCCCGGGACGGACGCCGCGGACATGAAGGGTCTCGGCGGCCAGGTGAAGAAAGACCGCTCCTCGGAGATGACGGACGCGAAGATGGAGGTCGTCGGGGAGGCGTACGAGTCGATGGTCGGCACGGAACGCGACGTGCTCGTCACCGAGCACGGCACCGGCGACTCCGTGAAGTGCTACGACGGCGCGTACCGCCAGATTATCGTGCAGAACGCGTCCGAACACGACCTCGAACCCGGCGACTTCGCGACGGTCGAAGTGACGGGGCATTCGACGGTGTACGCGTTCGCCGACCCCGTGTAG
- a CDS encoding ribose 1,5-bisphosphate isomerase, with protein MVSDAVADTAERIASMDVRGAATIARAAADALAVEARESDADTPGAFRADVTAAADRLRETRPTAVSLPNALRLVLGGMRGESVPELRESVITAVEDFRAELDAAQDDLGRVGGRRFADGDTVMTHCHSTDALACVEHAVESGKSLSAYVKETRPRKQGHITAERLRELGVETTIIVDSAAHHFLPETDHVLVGADAVRADGAVVNKIGTAGLAASASERDVPVTVAAQTLKLAPRTLAGHPIEIEERDPGEVLDPDDGLDVAVANPAFDVTPARYIDAVVTERGQYAPESLVTLMRDRYGDRPDDVFSE; from the coding sequence ATGGTTAGCGACGCGGTCGCGGACACTGCGGAGCGCATCGCGTCGATGGACGTGCGGGGGGCGGCGACCATCGCGCGCGCCGCGGCGGACGCGCTCGCCGTCGAAGCCCGGGAGAGCGACGCGGACACCCCCGGGGCGTTCCGCGCGGACGTGACGGCGGCGGCCGACCGCCTCCGGGAGACCCGGCCGACCGCGGTCTCCCTGCCGAACGCGCTCCGGCTCGTGCTCGGCGGGATGCGCGGCGAGAGCGTGCCCGAACTCCGGGAGAGCGTGATTACGGCGGTCGAGGACTTCCGCGCGGAGCTGGACGCCGCCCAGGACGACCTCGGCAGGGTGGGCGGTCGGCGGTTCGCGGACGGCGACACCGTGATGACGCACTGTCACTCGACGGACGCGCTCGCGTGCGTCGAACACGCAGTCGAGTCGGGGAAGTCGCTCTCCGCGTACGTGAAGGAGACGCGTCCCCGGAAGCAGGGCCACATCACCGCCGAGCGGTTGCGGGAACTCGGCGTCGAGACCACTATCATCGTGGATTCGGCCGCCCACCACTTCCTCCCGGAGACCGACCACGTGCTCGTCGGCGCGGACGCGGTGCGCGCGGACGGCGCGGTCGTGAACAAAATCGGCACCGCCGGCCTCGCCGCGAGCGCGAGCGAGCGCGACGTTCCCGTCACCGTCGCCGCCCAGACCCTCAAGCTCGCGCCGCGGACGCTCGCCGGCCACCCCATCGAAATCGAGGAACGCGACCCCGGCGAGGTTCTCGACCCCGACGACGGCCTCGACGTGGCCGTCGCGAACCCCGCGTTCGACGTGACCCCGGCGCGGTACATCGACGCCGTCGTCACCGAACGCGGCCAGTACGCCCCCGAGAGCCTCGTCACGCTGATGCGCGACCGGTACGGGGACCGCCCTGACGACGTGTTCTCCGAGTAG
- the deoC gene encoding deoxyribose-phosphate aldolase → MNRDDLAAAIDHTVLGPETTIDDVERVLDDAAEYGMNACIPPCYVAEAADYAPDVTLATVVGFPHGQHHPAVKRAEAEQAWEDGADELDMVLNVGRLKNGEHDAVRDDIEGVVAATPLPVKVIVETALLTDAEKHAAGKLTNEAGADYLKTSTGFAGGGATVADVELLAEYLPVKASGGVGTADEALAMLDAGAERIGASSGVEIVEDYD, encoded by the coding sequence ATGAATCGGGACGACCTCGCCGCCGCCATCGACCACACCGTCCTCGGCCCCGAGACCACCATCGACGACGTGGAGCGCGTGCTCGACGACGCCGCGGAGTACGGCATGAACGCCTGCATCCCGCCCTGTTACGTCGCGGAGGCCGCGGACTACGCGCCGGACGTGACGCTCGCGACCGTCGTCGGATTCCCGCACGGCCAGCACCACCCCGCGGTGAAGCGCGCCGAAGCCGAGCAGGCGTGGGAGGACGGCGCGGACGAACTCGATATGGTACTCAACGTCGGCCGCCTGAAGAACGGCGAACACGACGCCGTCCGCGACGACATCGAGGGCGTCGTCGCCGCAACCCCCCTCCCCGTGAAGGTCATCGTGGAGACCGCGCTCCTCACCGACGCCGAGAAACACGCCGCCGGCAAGCTCACGAACGAGGCGGGCGCGGACTACCTCAAGACCTCCACCGGGTTCGCGGGCGGCGGCGCGACCGTCGCGGACGTGGAACTCCTCGCCGAGTACCTGCCCGTGAAAGCCAGCGGCGGCGTCGGCACCGCCGACGAGGCGCTCGCGATGCTCGACGCCGGCGCGGAACGCATCGGCGCGAGCTCCGGCGTCGAAATCGTCGAGGACTACGACTGA
- a CDS encoding isoaspartyl peptidase/L-asparaginase, which produces MKVIVHGGAGGAPDEPEPRQAVLDDAAATGADEDDPVDAVEAAVRVLESDERFNAGVGGAVQSDGIIRTDAGVMDSGRGDSPAERANGEPVSRRDAGAAAGMPGVEHAVSVARGVMEETPHVFLNGVHAVDFAEDIGIGTEQDLWTERSREQWNDLDSHPEGSPLEHVAWLDDRFGGSPDEAGEREQGGGSPNERAGNAVTREAVDEHDHDTVGAVAFDGDGFATATSTGGRWLALAGRVGDVPQIGSGFYAAPAGAASATGAGEDIAKTTLTRRAVRHLESGLGAQAAADRAIDEFAELTGSSAGVIVLDTDGNAGRAYNSEAMQTSTR; this is translated from the coding sequence ATGAAGGTCATCGTGCACGGCGGCGCGGGCGGCGCGCCCGACGAGCCGGAGCCTCGACAGGCGGTCTTGGACGACGCGGCGGCCACGGGCGCGGACGAGGACGACCCCGTGGACGCGGTGGAGGCGGCGGTTCGCGTCCTCGAATCCGACGAGCGGTTCAACGCGGGCGTCGGCGGCGCGGTGCAGTCGGACGGCATCATTCGCACCGACGCGGGCGTGATGGATAGCGGGCGGGGCGACAGTCCCGCCGAACGAGCGAACGGGGAACCCGTGAGCCGGAGAGACGCGGGCGCGGCGGCGGGGATGCCGGGCGTCGAGCACGCGGTGTCGGTCGCGCGCGGCGTGATGGAGGAGACCCCGCACGTCTTCCTGAACGGCGTGCACGCCGTGGACTTCGCCGAGGACATCGGAATCGGTACTGAACAAGACCTGTGGACGGAGCGCTCGCGCGAGCAGTGGAACGACCTCGACAGCCACCCCGAGGGCAGTCCCCTGGAGCACGTCGCGTGGCTCGACGACCGATTTGGCGGGAGTCCCGACGAGGCGGGCGAACGTGAGCAAGGCGGGGGGTCGCCGAACGAGCGAGCGGGGAACGCAGTGACCCGCGAGGCGGTCGACGAGCACGACCACGACACGGTGGGCGCGGTCGCGTTCGATGGCGATGGGTTCGCGACGGCGACCTCCACTGGGGGGCGGTGGCTCGCGCTCGCGGGCCGGGTGGGCGACGTCCCCCAAATCGGGTCGGGGTTCTACGCCGCCCCCGCGGGCGCGGCGTCCGCGACGGGCGCGGGCGAGGACATCGCGAAGACCACGCTCACCCGGCGCGCGGTCCGCCACCTCGAATCCGGGCTGGGCGCGCAGGCGGCCGCCGACCGCGCAATCGACGAGTTCGCAGAGCTCACCGGCTCCAGCGCGGGCGTCATCGTCCTCGACACCGACGGCAACGCCGGACGAGCGTACAACTCGGAGGCGATGCAGACGAGCACGCGATAG
- the map gene encoding type II methionyl aminopeptidase has protein sequence MTDSVDVGSEAYEKYQEAGDILSDVMTEAAALVEPGATHLEVAEFAESEIRERGAKPAFPVNISVNEEASHASPGAGDETEFAEGDVVCLDVGVHVDGHIADAATTVDLGDNRELVEAAEEALDAALDAVEPGVHTGEVGAEVEDVIEAYGFKPIVNLTGHGLEVYDAHTGPNVPNRGVDTGVELQEGDVLAIEPFATTGNGKVSEGQATEIYEVTAEKSVRNRQARQVLDAAAAFDGLPFAARWLDTPRAEMGLRRLEMNDVIRSYPVLKEQEGELVSQAEHTVIVTEDGCERTTE, from the coding sequence ATGACTGACTCTGTGGACGTTGGGTCGGAGGCGTACGAGAAGTATCAGGAAGCGGGCGACATTCTGTCGGACGTGATGACGGAGGCGGCGGCGTTGGTGGAGCCGGGGGCGACGCATCTGGAGGTGGCGGAGTTCGCGGAGTCGGAGATCCGAGAGCGCGGCGCGAAGCCGGCGTTCCCGGTGAACATCAGCGTGAACGAGGAGGCGAGTCACGCGAGTCCGGGCGCAGGTGATGAAACGGAGTTCGCGGAGGGTGACGTGGTGTGTCTGGACGTGGGCGTGCACGTGGACGGCCACATCGCGGACGCGGCGACGACCGTGGATTTGGGGGACAACCGCGAGCTCGTGGAGGCCGCGGAGGAGGCGCTGGACGCGGCGCTGGACGCGGTGGAGCCGGGCGTGCACACGGGCGAGGTCGGCGCGGAGGTCGAGGACGTCATCGAGGCGTACGGCTTCAAGCCCATCGTGAACCTCACCGGGCACGGCCTGGAGGTGTACGACGCGCACACGGGGCCGAACGTCCCGAACCGCGGGGTCGATACGGGCGTGGAACTCCAGGAGGGAGACGTGCTCGCCATCGAGCCGTTCGCGACGACGGGGAACGGGAAGGTCTCGGAGGGCCAGGCGACCGAAATCTACGAGGTCACGGCGGAGAAGTCGGTGCGGAACCGGCAGGCCCGCCAGGTCTTGGACGCCGCCGCGGCGTTCGACGGCCTCCCGTTCGCGGCGCGCTGGCTGGACACGCCGCGCGCGGAGATGGGACTGCGTCGCCTGGAGATGAACGACGTGATTCGGAGCTATCCCGTCCTGAAGGAACAGGAGGGCGAGCTCGTGAGTCAGGCCGAACACACCGTCATCGTCACCGAGGACGGCTGCGAGCGCACGACCGAATAA
- a CDS encoding outer membrane protein assembly factor BamB family protein, which yields MPSRRQFLGAAGASALAATAGCSLLDDRNELRSDYPGVAFEDGWRSFGHDHANTRFARDATPLSDPETASVVERPPSWTGTTSTDDRVFVSDDEWVHAFDTASRERVWRAETRTRFPPTVIDGVAYTAAGSELRGFDVDSGDLVAQVEFPAQVVTPPAVSVDSQRFVVALADGRVAGVGRYDGDVWTRSVWGNIVSMPSVHRSVTAVATATGEVYVFRTDGTPVWRTNLGARDLQSPVVGDERVYVNGHYGTLAALSRRTGEVVWERDEGAGWRALAFDGPRLYSGTGALDAHSVETGEVVWSYGPEDANVRCAPAVAGDTVFVGRDDGVLAALDRESGDEKWTLPLGGYLGPSVTATDGLVVATGQNDEGSRTTFVVQS from the coding sequence ATGCCCTCCCGCAGACAGTTCCTCGGCGCGGCCGGTGCGAGCGCGCTCGCCGCGACGGCCGGGTGTTCGCTGCTAGACGACAGGAACGAACTCAGAAGCGACTATCCGGGCGTCGCCTTCGAGGACGGCTGGCGGTCGTTCGGCCACGACCACGCGAACACGCGGTTCGCGCGCGACGCCACCCCGCTCTCCGACCCGGAGACGGCGAGCGTCGTCGAGCGGCCGCCGTCGTGGACGGGGACGACGAGCACCGACGACCGCGTGTTCGTCTCGGACGACGAATGGGTGCACGCGTTCGACACCGCGTCCCGCGAGCGCGTGTGGCGCGCGGAGACGAGGACGCGGTTCCCGCCGACCGTGATCGACGGCGTGGCCTACACGGCCGCTGGCTCCGAACTCCGCGGGTTCGACGTGGACTCGGGCGACCTGGTCGCGCAGGTCGAGTTCCCGGCTCAGGTGGTGACGCCGCCCGCGGTCTCGGTGGATAGCCAGCGGTTCGTCGTCGCGCTCGCGGACGGGCGAGTCGCCGGCGTGGGGCGGTACGACGGTGATGTGTGGACGCGGTCGGTCTGGGGGAATATCGTGTCGATGCCGTCGGTGCACCGCTCCGTGACCGCCGTGGCGACCGCGACGGGCGAGGTGTACGTGTTCCGGACGGACGGGACGCCCGTGTGGCGGACGAACCTCGGCGCGCGCGACCTCCAGTCGCCGGTCGTCGGGGACGAGCGCGTCTACGTCAACGGCCACTACGGGACGCTCGCGGCGCTCTCCCGCCGCACGGGCGAAGTCGTCTGGGAGCGCGACGAGGGCGCGGGGTGGCGGGCGCTCGCGTTCGACGGCCCCCGCCTGTACAGCGGGACGGGCGCGCTCGACGCGCACAGCGTCGAGACGGGGGAGGTCGTGTGGTCGTACGGGCCGGAGGACGCGAACGTCCGGTGCGCGCCCGCGGTCGCCGGGGACACGGTGTTCGTCGGGCGGGACGACGGCGTGCTCGCGGCGCTCGACCGCGAGTCGGGCGACGAGAAGTGGACGCTCCCGCTCGGCGGCTACCTGGGGCCGTCAGTCACCGCGACCGACGGACTCGTCGTCGCGACCGGGCAGAACGACGAGGGGAGTCGGACGACGTTCGTGGTTCAGTCGTAG
- the icd gene encoding isocitrate dehydrogenase (NADP(+)): MSYDQIDAPAEGEKITYDEESGLEVPDNPIIPIIYGDGIGKDVAPVAQDVLSAAAEATGRDINWFRLYAGESAREKYDENLPEDTVQALKDYRVSIKGPLTTPVGAGFRSLNVALRKKLDLYTNMRPTYYLDGVPSPVSDPEEMDMVNFRENTEDVYAGIEWEAGTDEVEQVRDFVEDEMGFDSTIHDGSVGIGVKPISEFGTKRLVRQAIEYAIENDRDSVTLVHKGNIMKFTEGAFRDWGYELAEEEFPEQTIDEDTLWEEYDGEAPEDKVVVKDRIADNMLQQLLTRTSNYDVLAMPNLNGDYLSDAAGAQIGGLGIAPGANIGDGRFLAEPVHGSAPKHAGKDKANPSALILSGKILLEHIGWQDAADLVHDAVEQQISSKRVTYDLERQVEGGEKLAASEYAEEIIDRIHELA, translated from the coding sequence ATGAGCTACGACCAGATCGACGCTCCCGCGGAGGGAGAGAAGATCACGTACGACGAGGAGTCCGGTCTCGAAGTCCCCGACAACCCCATCATCCCCATCATCTACGGGGACGGCATCGGGAAGGACGTCGCGCCCGTCGCGCAGGACGTACTGAGCGCCGCCGCCGAAGCGACCGGCCGCGACATCAACTGGTTCCGACTGTACGCCGGCGAGTCCGCCCGCGAGAAGTACGACGAGAACCTCCCCGAGGACACCGTCCAGGCCCTCAAGGACTACCGCGTCTCCATCAAGGGCCCGCTCACGACGCCCGTCGGCGCGGGCTTCCGCTCGCTGAACGTCGCGCTCCGCAAGAAGCTCGACCTCTACACGAACATGCGGCCGACCTACTACCTCGACGGCGTCCCCTCCCCCGTCTCCGACCCCGAGGAGATGGACATGGTGAACTTCCGCGAGAACACGGAGGACGTCTACGCCGGCATCGAGTGGGAAGCCGGCACCGACGAGGTCGAACAGGTACGCGACTTCGTCGAGGACGAGATGGGCTTCGACTCCACCATCCACGACGGTTCTGTGGGTATCGGCGTGAAGCCCATCAGCGAGTTCGGCACCAAGCGCCTCGTCCGGCAGGCCATCGAGTACGCCATCGAGAACGACCGTGACTCCGTCACGCTCGTCCACAAGGGCAACATCATGAAGTTCACCGAGGGCGCGTTCCGCGACTGGGGCTACGAACTCGCCGAAGAAGAGTTCCCCGAGCAGACCATCGACGAGGACACCCTCTGGGAGGAGTACGACGGCGAGGCCCCCGAGGACAAGGTCGTCGTCAAAGACCGCATCGCGGACAACATGCTCCAGCAGCTCCTCACGCGCACGTCGAACTACGACGTGCTCGCGATGCCGAACCTCAACGGCGACTACCTCAGCGACGCCGCGGGCGCTCAGATCGGCGGCCTCGGCATCGCGCCCGGCGCGAACATCGGCGACGGCCGCTTCCTCGCGGAGCCCGTCCACGGCAGCGCGCCGAAGCACGCCGGCAAGGACAAGGCGAACCCGAGCGCCCTCATCCTCTCCGGCAAAATCCTCCTCGAACACATCGGCTGGCAGGACGCCGCAGACCTCGTCCACGACGCCGTCGAACAGCAGATCTCCTCGAAGCGCGTCACCTACGACCTCGAACGCCAGGTCGAGGGCGGCGAGAAGCTCGCGGCCAGCGAGTACGCCGAGGAAATCATCGACCGGATTCACGAGCTGGCGTAA
- a CDS encoding aldehyde dehydrogenase family protein — MAQTSETEGEWNRLYVDGEWRASASGDTIPVENPATREQFAEVPAGTVEDVDAAYEAADAAQDEWAALSRAERLEYVEAMRDELQERYEEIAGLLARESGSAMGKATGEVGISLADFGTALSVEPEGEDVRDSQFVSGKDHHIVREPVGVVGIISPWNYPLHLTTRALAPALALGNTVVVKPASDTPVTGGLLLAEVADEVGVPDGVVNVVTGHGSDIGDRVAGHPTPRVLSFTGSTAVGRSVGKHAGENLAMPALELGGNGPFVVTESADVEQAAAAGAVGSFTHQGQVCISINRHVVHESVYDEYVERLVEHAESLTVGDPTDPETDFGPIVNESQRDDLAEFVADSVEEGATLETGGDYDELFFEPTVLSGATNDIAAACNEHFGPIAPAIPVESDDEAVAVANDTEYGLSAGVFADDTEYGRELADRIDAGMVHVNDHPIQDEPNAPFGGMKASGLGRYNGEWIIDELTEPKWISVQNEPRDYDLLE; from the coding sequence ATGGCTCAGACGAGCGAGACCGAGGGCGAGTGGAACCGACTCTACGTCGACGGCGAGTGGCGCGCGTCCGCGAGCGGCGACACCATCCCGGTCGAGAACCCGGCGACCCGCGAGCAGTTCGCGGAAGTCCCCGCGGGCACGGTCGAGGACGTGGACGCCGCGTACGAGGCCGCGGACGCCGCCCAGGACGAGTGGGCGGCGCTGTCGCGCGCGGAACGCCTGGAGTACGTCGAGGCGATGCGGGACGAACTCCAGGAGCGCTACGAGGAGATTGCCGGATTGCTCGCGCGCGAGAGCGGGAGCGCGATGGGGAAGGCGACCGGCGAGGTCGGTATCAGCCTCGCGGACTTCGGCACCGCGCTCTCCGTCGAACCCGAGGGCGAGGACGTCCGGGACTCCCAGTTCGTCTCGGGGAAAGACCACCACATCGTCCGGGAGCCCGTGGGCGTCGTCGGCATCATCAGCCCCTGGAACTACCCCCTGCACCTGACGACGCGCGCGCTCGCGCCGGCGCTCGCGCTCGGGAACACCGTCGTCGTGAAACCCGCGAGCGACACGCCCGTCACGGGCGGCCTCCTGCTCGCGGAAGTCGCGGACGAAGTCGGCGTCCCGGACGGCGTCGTGAACGTCGTCACGGGCCACGGGAGCGACATCGGCGACCGCGTCGCCGGGCATCCGACGCCGCGCGTCCTCTCCTTCACGGGGAGCACCGCGGTCGGACGGTCGGTCGGGAAGCACGCGGGCGAGAACCTCGCGATGCCCGCGCTCGAACTCGGCGGGAACGGCCCGTTCGTCGTCACCGAATCCGCGGACGTGGAGCAGGCCGCCGCGGCGGGCGCGGTCGGTTCGTTCACCCACCAGGGCCAGGTCTGCATCAGTATCAACCGCCACGTCGTCCACGAGTCCGTCTACGACGAGTACGTCGAGCGCCTCGTCGAACACGCCGAGTCGCTCACGGTGGGCGACCCGACTGACCCCGAGACGGACTTCGGCCCCATCGTGAACGAGAGCCAGCGCGACGACCTCGCCGAGTTCGTCGCGGACTCCGTCGAGGAGGGCGCGACCCTGGAGACCGGCGGCGACTACGACGAACTGTTCTTCGAGCCGACCGTGCTCTCCGGCGCGACGAACGACATCGCCGCCGCCTGCAACGAACACTTCGGCCCCATCGCGCCCGCCATCCCCGTCGAGAGCGACGACGAAGCCGTCGCGGTCGCGAACGACACCGAGTACGGCCTCTCCGCGGGCGTGTTCGCCGACGACACCGAGTACGGCCGCGAACTCGCGGACCGCATCGACGCCGGGATGGTGCACGTGAACGACCACCCGATTCAGGACGAACCGAACGCGCCCTTCGGCGGCATGAAGGCGTCCGGCCTCGGCCGGTACAACGGCGAGTGGATAATCGACGAACTCACCGAGCCGAAGTGGATTTCGGTGCAGAACGAACCCCGCGACTACGACCTCCTAGAATGA
- a CDS encoding HIT family protein, producing MDRVFAPWRIEWVEREDKNPDVAECVFCELPEHGTDREHRIVARSEHAFCLLNNAPYNPGHAMVIPYDHGGDYGALSDAELLDHARLKQATFDAIEDAMGPDAYNAGLNLGGGPAGGSIEDHLHTHVVPRWEGDTNFMPVVSDTKVVVEAISDTYDALHDAFRDLDAATGVSGSGAVTLSF from the coding sequence ATGGATCGCGTGTTCGCGCCGTGGCGCATCGAGTGGGTGGAGCGAGAGGACAAGAACCCGGACGTGGCGGAGTGCGTGTTCTGCGAACTCCCCGAGCACGGAACGGACCGCGAGCACCGCATCGTCGCGCGCTCCGAGCACGCGTTCTGTCTGCTGAACAACGCGCCCTACAATCCGGGGCACGCGATGGTGATTCCGTACGACCACGGCGGCGACTACGGCGCGCTCTCGGACGCCGAGTTACTCGACCACGCGCGACTGAAGCAGGCGACGTTCGACGCCATCGAGGACGCGATGGGGCCGGACGCCTACAACGCCGGCCTCAACCTCGGCGGCGGGCCGGCGGGCGGGTCCATCGAAGACCACCTGCACACGCACGTCGTTCCGCGCTGGGAGGGCGACACGAACTTCATGCCGGTCGTCAGCGACACGAAGGTCGTCGTCGAAGCCATCTCCGACACCTACGACGCGCTCCACGACGCCTTCCGCGACCTCGACGCGGCGACGGGCGTGAGCGGGTCGGGCGCGGTCACGCTCTCATTCTAG